The window CGAAGAACATGACCTGTCCTTCAAGGTGGGCCATGCAGAGCGATTTTTAAAGGAGGGCAACAAGGCCAAGATCTCCGTCATGTTCAGGGGACGGGAGATGATGTATTCCGATCGAGGGAAAAAGTTGTTGTCGGAGTTTATCGAAAAACTTTCGGAGATCTGCACGGTGGAGCAACTGCCGAGAATGGAAGGGAGGAACATGATCATGATCCTCGCTCCGAAATCTTCAGGGGCTGCTTCACGGAAGAAAATGAATCATTCATAAGAGGTGATCAGATATGCCGAAGATCAAGAGTCATAGAGGGGCGTCGAAACGGTTCAAAAAAACCGGAACGGGCAAGATCAAGAGAAGCAAGGCCAATACGAGTCATATTCTGACTTCAAAGACCACGAAGAGGAAACGCAAGCTTCGGCACTCGACTCTCGTTGCTGACGCTAATTTTAAGAGTATCAGGAAACTTCTTTCCTGATCTCTCAGCAGAGAAAGACCCTGTTTGAGGCAAGGAATAAAAGGAGGAATAACCCATGTCAAGAGTCAAAGGCGGCAACAAGCGGCTTCAGCGCAGGAAAAAGATCATGAAGACGGCCAAAGGATTTTACGGGGCCCGGAAGAGTCTTTTTCGCACGGCCATTGAGGCCGTGGACGAGGCGCTGCTGAACGCATACATCGGGAGAAAGCTGAGAAAAAGGGATTTCCGGCAGCTCTGGA is drawn from Nitrospirae bacterium CG2_30_53_67 and contains these coding sequences:
- a CDS encoding 50S ribosomal protein L35 codes for the protein MPKIKSHRGASKRFKKTGTGKIKRSKANTSHILTSKTTKRKRKLRHSTLVADANFKSIRKLLS
- a CDS encoding 50S ribosomal protein L20, translated to MSRVKGGNKRLQRRKKIMKTAKGFYGARKSLFRTAIEAVDEALLNAYIGRKLRKRDFRQLWITRINAAARASGMTYSKLIQGLKNASVGINRKMMAELAVNHPQDFAGLTEVAKSHLTAE
- a CDS encoding translation initiation factor IF-3 — encoded protein: MNQDIRAPEVRVVGDDGSQMGILPVSEALRICEEKGLDLVEIAPTAKPPVCRIMDYGKFLYQKSKKASIARKKQQVILVKEVKLRPNTEEHDLSFKVGHAERFLKEGNKAKISVMFRGREMMYSDRGKKLLSEFIEKLSEICTVEQLPRMEGRNMIMILAPKSSGAASRKKMNHS